A window from Chryseobacterium vaccae encodes these proteins:
- a CDS encoding AMP-dependent synthetase/ligase, giving the protein MTIKRLFDIPHYALEKFPKTDMFVTKYQGEWKKTSTQEFINEGNKISRGLLKLGIKPGDKIALITTNSRTEWAIMDFGLSQIGVVSVPVYPSISPEDYEFIFNNAEIQYCFVSDKELLAKVMKVKHNIPTLQGIFTFDTISGAANWREILDLGEDDSTQIEVEDLSNAINAEDLATIIYTSGTTGRPKGVMLTHHNIVSNVLGSVPRIPKKKSLDYKDTRVLSFLPICHIFERMLFYLFQYNGFSVYFAESIDKMGENVKEVKPHYMSVVPRLVEKVYDKIYNTGSSAGGLKSKIFFWALNLINKKKEVSKPSGLQQIIADKLVFSKWREGLGGEIITLVSGSAALSTRLNLMFQNAGIPILEGYGLTETSPVISVNSVNKMKIGTVGPPLDNLQVKIQEDGEITVKGPSVFKGYFKNEEMTKEAFTDDGFFKTGDIGHIDSEGFLQITDRKKEMFKTSGGKYIAPQTIENLAKASKFIEQIMVVGDGEKMPCALVQPDFEFAKNWAMRNNLNIGSTPAEIAKSPELKARIEKEIDGINEHLGNWEKIKKIELTPEVWGIDGGLLTPTLKLKRKAIKEKFIDLYNKMYEHHE; this is encoded by the coding sequence ATGACGATAAAGAGATTATTCGATATTCCACATTACGCTTTAGAAAAATTTCCTAAAACGGATATGTTTGTGACCAAATATCAGGGTGAATGGAAAAAAACTTCAACACAGGAGTTTATCAATGAAGGCAACAAGATATCCAGGGGGCTTCTGAAGCTGGGTATAAAACCTGGTGACAAAATTGCTTTGATCACAACAAATTCCCGTACGGAATGGGCGATTATGGATTTCGGACTATCCCAGATCGGGGTAGTTTCCGTACCTGTTTATCCGAGTATTTCTCCTGAAGATTACGAATTCATCTTTAATAATGCCGAAATACAATACTGTTTTGTCTCAGATAAAGAGCTTCTTGCTAAGGTAATGAAGGTAAAACATAACATTCCTACTCTACAGGGGATCTTCACTTTCGATACGATAAGCGGAGCAGCTAACTGGAGAGAAATTCTGGATCTTGGTGAAGATGATTCAACACAAATTGAAGTTGAGGATCTTTCCAATGCGATCAACGCTGAGGATCTGGCGACTATTATTTATACTTCCGGAACGACGGGAAGACCAAAAGGGGTAATGCTTACCCACCACAATATTGTTTCCAATGTTTTAGGTTCTGTTCCGAGAATTCCTAAGAAAAAAAGTTTAGATTATAAGGATACCCGAGTTCTGAGCTTTCTTCCGATCTGTCATATTTTTGAAAGAATGCTTTTCTATCTTTTCCAATACAACGGTTTCTCCGTATACTTTGCAGAAAGCATCGATAAGATGGGGGAAAACGTGAAAGAAGTGAAGCCTCATTACATGAGCGTAGTGCCAAGACTGGTTGAAAAAGTATACGACAAAATCTATAATACAGGGTCTTCAGCCGGCGGTCTTAAATCAAAAATATTTTTCTGGGCGCTGAATCTTATCAATAAAAAGAAGGAAGTTTCCAAGCCTTCCGGATTACAGCAGATCATTGCTGACAAACTGGTATTTTCTAAGTGGAGAGAAGGTTTGGGAGGTGAGATCATTACATTGGTTTCTGGTTCTGCAGCTTTATCTACACGATTAAATCTGATGTTCCAGAACGCCGGAATTCCGATTCTGGAAGGATATGGTTTAACGGAAACGTCTCCTGTAATCTCTGTAAACAGTGTGAATAAAATGAAAATCGGAACGGTAGGCCCTCCGTTGGATAATCTACAGGTAAAGATCCAGGAAGATGGTGAAATTACGGTAAAAGGACCTTCTGTCTTCAAAGGATATTTCAAAAATGAAGAGATGACCAAAGAAGCCTTTACCGATGACGGATTCTTTAAAACCGGAGATATTGGCCACATCGACAGTGAAGGTTTCCTTCAGATCACAGATCGTAAAAAAGAGATGTTTAAAACATCCGGAGGTAAATATATTGCTCCTCAAACCATTGAAAATTTAGCCAAAGCTTCTAAATTCATCGAGCAGATCATGGTGGTAGGTGATGGTGAGAAAATGCCATGCGCATTGGTACAGCCAGATTTCGAGTTTGCCAAGAACTGGGCGATGAGAAATAATTTAAATATTGGTTCTACTCCGGCAGAAATTGCTAAAAGCCCTGAACTGAAAGCAAGAATTGAAAAAGAAATAGACGGCATCAACGAACATCTTGGAAACTGGGAAAAGATCAAAAAAATTGAGCTCACTCCTGAAGTTTGGGGCATTGACGGAGGTCTGCTTACTCCTACCCTGAAGCTGAAAAGAAAAGCCATTAAAGAAAAATTTATTGATCTCTACAATAAAATGTATGAGCATCATGAATGA
- a CDS encoding acyl-CoA dehydrogenase, producing MDFNLSEEQLMIQQAARDFAQNELLPEVIERDRDQKFPTEQVKKMGEMGLLGMMVDPKYGGAGMDSVSYVLAMEEIAKIDASAAVVMSVNNSLVCAGLEKFASEEQKVKYLTPLASGQVIGAFALSEPEAGSDATSQKTTAEDKGDYYLLNGIKNWITNGGTASYYIVIAQTDPEKKHKGINAFIVERGWEGFEIGAKEDKLGIRGSDTHSLIFNNVKVPKENRIGEDGFGFNFAMAVLNGGRIGIASQALGIASGAYELALKYAKTRKAFKTEIINHQAIAFKLADMATQITAARMLCFKAACEKDAGKDISESGAMAKLYASQVAMDTTIEAVQIHGGYGYVKEYHVERLMRDAKITQIYEGTSEIQKIVISRSIAK from the coding sequence ATGGACTTTAATTTATCCGAAGAACAGCTGATGATTCAGCAGGCTGCAAGAGATTTTGCGCAAAACGAACTATTACCTGAAGTTATTGAAAGAGACCGCGACCAGAAATTCCCTACAGAACAGGTGAAGAAAATGGGTGAAATGGGACTTTTAGGAATGATGGTGGATCCTAAATACGGTGGTGCAGGTATGGACAGCGTTTCTTACGTTCTGGCAATGGAGGAGATCGCAAAAATAGATGCTTCTGCAGCAGTGGTAATGTCTGTAAACAATTCATTGGTATGTGCAGGTCTTGAAAAGTTTGCTTCTGAAGAGCAGAAAGTAAAATATCTTACGCCTCTTGCAAGCGGACAGGTAATTGGTGCTTTTGCATTATCTGAGCCTGAAGCGGGTTCTGATGCGACTTCTCAGAAAACAACAGCTGAAGATAAAGGAGATTACTATCTTTTAAACGGGATTAAAAACTGGATTACGAATGGTGGAACTGCTTCTTACTATATCGTCATTGCACAGACAGATCCTGAGAAAAAACATAAAGGAATCAACGCTTTCATCGTAGAAAGAGGTTGGGAAGGTTTCGAGATCGGAGCAAAAGAAGATAAACTGGGAATCAGAGGAAGTGATACGCACTCTTTGATCTTCAACAACGTAAAAGTTCCGAAAGAAAACAGAATCGGTGAAGACGGTTTCGGATTCAACTTTGCAATGGCAGTACTTAACGGAGGAAGAATTGGTATTGCTTCTCAGGCTTTAGGAATTGCATCAGGAGCTTATGAACTGGCTTTAAAATATGCAAAAACAAGAAAAGCTTTCAAAACAGAAATCATCAACCACCAGGCAATTGCTTTCAAATTAGCAGATATGGCTACTCAGATCACGGCAGCAAGAATGTTATGTTTCAAAGCTGCTTGTGAGAAAGATGCAGGAAAAGATATCTCTGAAAGTGGTGCAATGGCAAAATTATACGCTTCTCAGGTGGCTATGGATACTACCATTGAAGCTGTACAGATTCACGGTGGATACGGATACGTAAAAGAATACCACGTAGAAAGACTGATGAGAGATGCGAAGATTACGCAGATCTATGAAGGTACTTCTGAGATCCAGAAAATTGTGATCTCCAGAAGCATCGCAAAATAA
- a CDS encoding DUF4349 domain-containing protein yields MKKFILLAAISLTFITCKKGETAQSKIEGAVHSADSTASAMTETANSISNEAGKLMDSANVRIKDFDDTKEDIQQKIENTAKTVDSLSDKIASAKLTSKTEKKDSTEKKSEKIVVNVPAPKVIKETKVVYKDKPKNDSYELAVKNRLVKSGELSITADNTETIKDVIKEETIKNNGFVKSEALSYVASEYSDRQSSEEANEKSYYMEIKVPIRNFDNLMDDLSNIGTIESKNIQASGDHYSDNTICTIAVTLTDKAYGKESETFGGKSMAAISSGWNVITSIFLFLLPLWPLFLIAGIGYYFYKKRNKNIPDNNSH; encoded by the coding sequence ATGAAAAAGTTCATATTACTAGCAGCAATATCTCTGACATTTATTACCTGTAAAAAGGGAGAAACGGCACAATCAAAAATAGAAGGTGCTGTTCATTCAGCAGACAGTACTGCTTCAGCAATGACAGAAACAGCTAACTCAATAAGTAATGAAGCTGGAAAGCTTATGGATTCTGCCAATGTAAGAATAAAAGATTTTGACGATACCAAGGAGGATATTCAGCAGAAAATAGAAAATACAGCAAAAACAGTAGATTCTTTATCAGATAAAATCGCGTCTGCAAAACTGACATCTAAAACGGAGAAAAAAGATTCCACGGAAAAGAAATCTGAGAAGATTGTAGTGAATGTACCGGCTCCAAAAGTAATTAAAGAAACCAAAGTTGTATACAAAGACAAACCTAAAAACGACAGTTATGAGCTGGCTGTAAAAAACAGACTGGTGAAATCCGGAGAACTGTCCATAACAGCTGATAATACTGAAACGATAAAAGATGTTATTAAAGAAGAAACGATAAAAAACAACGGTTTTGTAAAAAGTGAAGCGCTCTCTTATGTTGCTTCTGAATACTCAGACAGACAATCTTCTGAAGAAGCCAACGAGAAATCATATTATATGGAAATCAAGGTGCCTATCCGGAATTTTGATAATCTGATGGATGATCTAAGTAATATTGGAACGATTGAAAGTAAAAACATCCAGGCTTCCGGAGATCATTACTCAGATAATACGATATGTACTATTGCAGTAACACTTACTGATAAAGCCTATGGGAAAGAATCTGAAACTTTCGGAGGGAAATCAATGGCAGCTATTTCTTCAGGCTGGAATGTGATTACTTCTATTTTCCTTTTCCTTCTCCCACTATGGCCACTGTTCCTTATTGCCGGTATCGGATATTATTTTTATAAAAAGAGAAACAAAAATATTCCTGATAACAATTCACATTAG
- a CDS encoding helix-turn-helix domain-containing protein, translated as MYRKEKFSVAFKLECINLHKNSYRSIESIATEKGFNESNLRKWIGFYNKYVISGLQPRKNKSYSLNFKVKVLKAIETEHISQREACIRFDIAAQSSVLNWQRDYEKSGILGLKNKPKGRPCIMSDHKRKKRKSDKPLTREEELLLENERLRAEIDFLKKLDALTLKKNKQRPSKD; from the coding sequence ATGTATAGAAAAGAAAAATTTAGCGTTGCTTTCAAATTAGAATGTATTAATCTTCACAAAAACTCTTATCGTTCGATTGAATCTATAGCAACAGAGAAAGGATTTAATGAAAGCAATCTGCGCAAATGGATTGGTTTTTATAACAAGTACGTAATCTCGGGGCTACAACCGAGAAAAAACAAGAGCTATTCCCTGAATTTTAAGGTTAAAGTTCTAAAAGCCATCGAAACAGAACATATCTCCCAAAGGGAAGCATGTATCCGATTCGATATCGCAGCTCAGTCTAGCGTGTTGAATTGGCAAAGGGATTACGAAAAAAGTGGTATTTTAGGGTTAAAGAACAAACCCAAAGGAAGACCCTGCATTATGAGTGATCACAAGCGTAAGAAAAGAAAGTCCGATAAGCCATTGACCAGAGAAGAAGAACTTTTATTGGAAAACGAAAGGCTTCGAGCTGAAATTGATTTTCTAAAAAAGTTAGACGCCTTAACTCTCAAAAAGAACAAGCAGAGGCCATCGAAGGATTAA
- a CDS encoding IS3 family transposase yields the protein MEGLRRKYDLSLLLDCTGMARSSFYYHQKALDKKDKYGEVKTLIKQIYHRHKGRFGYRRITLIMKQQGIVINHKTVLRLMKTLGLKSIVRVKKYRSYRGEQGRIAPNILERNFKADQPNRKWATDVTEFNVSGSKLYLSPIIDLYNGEIISYDLSERPAFAQVVNMLKKGLRKIKNTENLIIHSDQGWQYQMKAYQHLLKEKGIIQSMSRKGNCLNNAVIENFFGTLKSEMFYTKKFKTIDELKKEIKKYINYYNNDRIRLNLKGKSPVQYRTLSYNNIV from the coding sequence ATCGAAGGATTAAGGCGAAAATATGACCTGTCACTCCTGCTGGATTGTACAGGTATGGCCAGAAGCAGTTTCTATTACCATCAGAAAGCTCTTGATAAAAAAGATAAATATGGAGAAGTAAAAACTTTGATAAAACAGATTTATCATAGGCATAAAGGCCGGTTTGGATACCGTCGTATTACTTTGATTATGAAACAGCAAGGAATTGTAATTAATCATAAAACGGTCTTAAGACTGATGAAGACCCTAGGATTGAAAAGTATCGTTAGGGTTAAAAAATACAGATCTTACCGGGGAGAGCAAGGCAGGATAGCACCAAATATTCTGGAGAGGAACTTTAAGGCAGATCAGCCAAACAGAAAATGGGCCACTGATGTGACAGAATTTAACGTCTCGGGCAGTAAATTGTATCTTTCGCCGATAATTGATCTTTACAATGGCGAGATTATCAGTTACGATCTCTCGGAAAGGCCTGCCTTTGCACAGGTTGTAAATATGCTCAAAAAAGGGCTCAGAAAAATCAAGAATACTGAAAACCTCATTATCCACTCTGATCAAGGCTGGCAATATCAGATGAAAGCCTATCAGCATCTGTTAAAAGAAAAAGGCATTATCCAAAGTATGTCCCGCAAAGGAAACTGCCTGAATAATGCGGTAATAGAAAACTTCTTTGGAACTTTAAAATCTGAAATGTTCTATACTAAGAAATTTAAAACCATTGATGAGCTCAAAAAAGAAATAAAGAAGTATATCAATTACTACAATAACGACAGGATAAGACTTAATCTAAAAGGAAAGAGTCCGGTACAGTACCGAACTCTTTCATATAATAATATTGTTTAA